In the genome of Hippoglossus hippoglossus isolate fHipHip1 chromosome 4, fHipHip1.pri, whole genome shotgun sequence, one region contains:
- the smx5 gene encoding smx5, with translation MLFYSFFKSLVGKDVVVELKNDLSICGTLHSVDQYLNIKLTDISVTDPEKYPHMLSVKNCFIRGSVVRYVQLPADEVDTQLLQDAARKEAMQQKQ, from the exons ATG CTTTTCTACTCGTTTTTCAAGTCTCTGGTGGGGAAGGATGTGGTGGTGGAGCTGAAAAACGACCTGAG cATCTGTGGAACGCTTCATTCTGTTGACCAG TACCTGAACATCAAGCTCACAGACATCAGTGTCACAGATCCAGAGAAATATCCACACATG CTGTCggtgaaaaactgtttcatccGTGGGTCTGTGGTGCGGTACGTTCAGCTTCCTGCAGATGAAGTTGACACTCAGCTGCTGCAAGACGCTGCGCGAAAAGAAGCAATGCAGCAGAAGCAGTGA
- the bcl6aa gene encoding BCL6A transcription repressor a isoform X2, whose amino-acid sequence MQQVSRKALPELDKMACAADSCIQFTRHASDVLLNLNRLRNRDILTDVTILVNRQQFRAHKTVLMACSGLFYTIFTDSHKCNLNAISLDPKVDPEGFAILLEFMYTSRLTLKESLIMAIMNTAIYLQMDHVVDTCHRFIKSSDPAAKLPRDEFLVSPLVLPQDVHAYRPHDVVDSLHSRVAPFRDGRPYSSNIFNGVSTPSNYHLYGQFPMPGFPFPLCKLTDAKNAFADLSKSSIHHKHCSPHDSANSIRAEYTRAVGSSSSSIIHSTTYASRELVRDNEIRKESHEGVNRSIGLGTRKRMFPVLNLEHQKDSGKELAPQAEEDLIHQHYPLGISSAGRKSLMSSPQSPLKSDCQPNSPTESSSSKNAGLSQAAGVQAPQGTQDPKARNWKKYKFIVMNQSAKEDEVGLRDPGLRSPQHLGLQPYLHPSDSENLDPQTISKSNNHSEDPPVPQASRLNNIINSALEGSLRNGDSHAPHYLSRLNCSSCGAQPPQHSEVCPNTSRSRRAEDMTELHSEYSDSSCENGTFFCNECDSKFAEDEALKQHMLQVHSDKPYKCDRCQAAFRYKGNLASHKTVHTGEKPYRCNICGAQFNRPANLKTHTRIHSGEKPYKCETCGARFVQVAHLRAHVLIHTGEKPYPCEICGTRFRHLQTLKSHLRIHTGEKPYHCEKCNLHFRHKSQLRLHLRQKHGAITNTKIQYRMSTADMPTDLTKAC is encoded by the exons aacTAGACAAAATGGCTTGCGCAGCAGACAGCTGCATACAATTCACACGCCATGCAAGTGATGTTCTGCTCAACCTGAATCGGCTGCGCAACAGAGATATTCTCACAGATGTCACTATTTTGGTGAACAGACAGCAGTTTCGTGCACACAAGACCGTTCTCATGGcttgcag TGGGCTGTTTTACACCATCTTTACTGACTCCCACAAGTGCAACCTTAATGCAATCAGTCTGGATCCAAAAGTAGACCCAGAGGGCTTCGCCATCCTGCTGGAGTTTATGTACACCTCCCGTCTCACACTAAAGGAAAGTCTGATCATGGCTATCATGAACACAGCCATCTACTTGCAGATGGATCATGTTGTGGACACCTGCCACAGATTTATCAAATCCAG TGATCCAGCTGCCAAGCTGCCCAGAGATGAGTTTTTGGTCAGTCCCTTGGTTTTACCTCAGGATGTCCATGCATACCGGCCCCATGATGTCGTTGACAGTTTGCACAGCCGTGTAGCTCCGTTTAGGGATGGACGGCCCTACAGCTCTAACATCTTCAACGGGGTCAGCACCCCCAGCAACTACCATCTCTACGGGCAGTTTCCCATGCCAGGATTCCCCTTCCCTCTCTGCAAGCTGACTGATGCCAAAAACGCTTTCGCAGACCTCTCTAAGAGCAGTATCCACCACAAGCATTGTTCTCCGCATGACAGCGCCAACAGCATCAGGGCAGAATACACCAGGGCAGttggcagcagctcctccagcattATTCACTCCACCACCTACGCTTCCAGGGAGTTAGTGAGAGACAATGAGATAAGGAAGGAAAGCCACGAGGGGGTCAACAGGTCTATCGGTCTCGGTACAAGGAAGCGTATGTTTCCTGTGTTAAACCTCGAGCACCAGAAAGACTCCGGCAAAGAGCTCGCTCCTCAGGCAGAGGAAGACCTGATCCATCAGCACTATCCACTGGGAATCTCCTCCGCTGGACGCAAGAGCCTCATGAGCAGCCCTCAGAGCCCCCTCAAATCAGACTGCCAGCCCAACTCGCCAACTGAGTCCAGCAGTAGCAAGAACGCCGGACTCTCCCAAGCCGCCGGAGTGCAAGCCCCGCAAGGCACGCAGGACCCCAAAGCTCGGAACTGGAAGAAGTACAAGTTCATTGTTATGAATCAGAGTGCTAAGGAAGATGAGGTGGGGCTGCGGGATCCTGGGCTTCGGTCACCTCAGCACCTCGGTCTGCAACCCTACCTCCACCCCAGTGACTCGGAGAACCTCGACCCACAAACCATAAGCAAGAGCAACAATCACAGCGAGGATCCGCCCGTGCCCCAGGCTAGTCGTCTTAACAACATCATCAACAG TGCACTTGAGGGGTCACTGAGGAATGGTGACAGCCACGCTCCTCACTACCTGAGCCGCTTGAACTGCTCCTCCTGTGGCGCCCAGCCCCCCCAGCACTCGGAGGTCTGTCCCAACACCTCTCGCTCCCGTCGGGCAGAAGACATGACAGAACTACACTCAGAATACTCTGACTCCAGTTGTG AGAACGGTACTTTCTTCTGTAACGAATGTGACTCCAAGTTTGCGGAAGATGAGGCGCTGAAACAACACATGCTTCAGGTGCACAGCGACAAGCCATACAAGTGTGACCGCTGCCAGGCTGCTTTCCGCTATAAGGGCAACCTTGCCAGCCACAAGACTGTCCACACAG GAGAGAAGCCGTATCGCTGTAATATCTGTGGTGCTCAGTTTAACCGACCAGCTAACCTCAAGACTCACACTCGCATCCACTCAGGAGAGAAGCCATACAAATGTGAGACGTGCGGAGCTCGTTTTGTGCAG GTAGCTCATCTCCGTGCCCATGTGTTGATCCACACGGGTGAGAAGCCATATCCCTGTGAGATCTGTGGAACACGCTTCCGTCACCTGCAGACGCTGAAGAGCCACCTTCGTATACACACGGGAGAAAAGCCCTACCAT TGTGAGAAATGCAACCTGCACTTCCGCCACAAGAGTCAGCTACGGCTGCATCTTCGTCAGAAGCACGGCGCCATCACTAACACAAAGATCCAATATCGTATGTCCACGGCTGACATGCCCACCGATTTGACGAAGGCGTGCTGA
- the bcl6aa gene encoding BCL6A transcription repressor a isoform X1, whose product MPHSFQQKKAQQMLLLCHGVNGMSKDGESALWNQCKQSFQELDKMACAADSCIQFTRHASDVLLNLNRLRNRDILTDVTILVNRQQFRAHKTVLMACSGLFYTIFTDSHKCNLNAISLDPKVDPEGFAILLEFMYTSRLTLKESLIMAIMNTAIYLQMDHVVDTCHRFIKSSDPAAKLPRDEFLVSPLVLPQDVHAYRPHDVVDSLHSRVAPFRDGRPYSSNIFNGVSTPSNYHLYGQFPMPGFPFPLCKLTDAKNAFADLSKSSIHHKHCSPHDSANSIRAEYTRAVGSSSSSIIHSTTYASRELVRDNEIRKESHEGVNRSIGLGTRKRMFPVLNLEHQKDSGKELAPQAEEDLIHQHYPLGISSAGRKSLMSSPQSPLKSDCQPNSPTESSSSKNAGLSQAAGVQAPQGTQDPKARNWKKYKFIVMNQSAKEDEVGLRDPGLRSPQHLGLQPYLHPSDSENLDPQTISKSNNHSEDPPVPQASRLNNIINSALEGSLRNGDSHAPHYLSRLNCSSCGAQPPQHSEVCPNTSRSRRAEDMTELHSEYSDSSCENGTFFCNECDSKFAEDEALKQHMLQVHSDKPYKCDRCQAAFRYKGNLASHKTVHTGEKPYRCNICGAQFNRPANLKTHTRIHSGEKPYKCETCGARFVQVAHLRAHVLIHTGEKPYPCEICGTRFRHLQTLKSHLRIHTGEKPYHCEKCNLHFRHKSQLRLHLRQKHGAITNTKIQYRMSTADMPTDLTKAC is encoded by the exons aacTAGACAAAATGGCTTGCGCAGCAGACAGCTGCATACAATTCACACGCCATGCAAGTGATGTTCTGCTCAACCTGAATCGGCTGCGCAACAGAGATATTCTCACAGATGTCACTATTTTGGTGAACAGACAGCAGTTTCGTGCACACAAGACCGTTCTCATGGcttgcag TGGGCTGTTTTACACCATCTTTACTGACTCCCACAAGTGCAACCTTAATGCAATCAGTCTGGATCCAAAAGTAGACCCAGAGGGCTTCGCCATCCTGCTGGAGTTTATGTACACCTCCCGTCTCACACTAAAGGAAAGTCTGATCATGGCTATCATGAACACAGCCATCTACTTGCAGATGGATCATGTTGTGGACACCTGCCACAGATTTATCAAATCCAG TGATCCAGCTGCCAAGCTGCCCAGAGATGAGTTTTTGGTCAGTCCCTTGGTTTTACCTCAGGATGTCCATGCATACCGGCCCCATGATGTCGTTGACAGTTTGCACAGCCGTGTAGCTCCGTTTAGGGATGGACGGCCCTACAGCTCTAACATCTTCAACGGGGTCAGCACCCCCAGCAACTACCATCTCTACGGGCAGTTTCCCATGCCAGGATTCCCCTTCCCTCTCTGCAAGCTGACTGATGCCAAAAACGCTTTCGCAGACCTCTCTAAGAGCAGTATCCACCACAAGCATTGTTCTCCGCATGACAGCGCCAACAGCATCAGGGCAGAATACACCAGGGCAGttggcagcagctcctccagcattATTCACTCCACCACCTACGCTTCCAGGGAGTTAGTGAGAGACAATGAGATAAGGAAGGAAAGCCACGAGGGGGTCAACAGGTCTATCGGTCTCGGTACAAGGAAGCGTATGTTTCCTGTGTTAAACCTCGAGCACCAGAAAGACTCCGGCAAAGAGCTCGCTCCTCAGGCAGAGGAAGACCTGATCCATCAGCACTATCCACTGGGAATCTCCTCCGCTGGACGCAAGAGCCTCATGAGCAGCCCTCAGAGCCCCCTCAAATCAGACTGCCAGCCCAACTCGCCAACTGAGTCCAGCAGTAGCAAGAACGCCGGACTCTCCCAAGCCGCCGGAGTGCAAGCCCCGCAAGGCACGCAGGACCCCAAAGCTCGGAACTGGAAGAAGTACAAGTTCATTGTTATGAATCAGAGTGCTAAGGAAGATGAGGTGGGGCTGCGGGATCCTGGGCTTCGGTCACCTCAGCACCTCGGTCTGCAACCCTACCTCCACCCCAGTGACTCGGAGAACCTCGACCCACAAACCATAAGCAAGAGCAACAATCACAGCGAGGATCCGCCCGTGCCCCAGGCTAGTCGTCTTAACAACATCATCAACAG TGCACTTGAGGGGTCACTGAGGAATGGTGACAGCCACGCTCCTCACTACCTGAGCCGCTTGAACTGCTCCTCCTGTGGCGCCCAGCCCCCCCAGCACTCGGAGGTCTGTCCCAACACCTCTCGCTCCCGTCGGGCAGAAGACATGACAGAACTACACTCAGAATACTCTGACTCCAGTTGTG AGAACGGTACTTTCTTCTGTAACGAATGTGACTCCAAGTTTGCGGAAGATGAGGCGCTGAAACAACACATGCTTCAGGTGCACAGCGACAAGCCATACAAGTGTGACCGCTGCCAGGCTGCTTTCCGCTATAAGGGCAACCTTGCCAGCCACAAGACTGTCCACACAG GAGAGAAGCCGTATCGCTGTAATATCTGTGGTGCTCAGTTTAACCGACCAGCTAACCTCAAGACTCACACTCGCATCCACTCAGGAGAGAAGCCATACAAATGTGAGACGTGCGGAGCTCGTTTTGTGCAG GTAGCTCATCTCCGTGCCCATGTGTTGATCCACACGGGTGAGAAGCCATATCCCTGTGAGATCTGTGGAACACGCTTCCGTCACCTGCAGACGCTGAAGAGCCACCTTCGTATACACACGGGAGAAAAGCCCTACCAT TGTGAGAAATGCAACCTGCACTTCCGCCACAAGAGTCAGCTACGGCTGCATCTTCGTCAGAAGCACGGCGCCATCACTAACACAAAGATCCAATATCGTATGTCCACGGCTGACATGCCCACCGATTTGACGAAGGCGTGCTGA